Proteins from a genomic interval of Clostridium scatologenes:
- the pyrB gene encoding aspartate carbamoyltransferase, with translation MLKGRNLIDPMDFTLEELEEIFKLAGQIIASPEEFAHVCQGKLLATLFYEPSTRTRFSFEAAMLRLGGQIIGFSEPNSSSVAKGESVADTIRTVGCYADIVAMRHPKEGAPKVAAINSPIPVINAGDGGHQHPTQTLTDLLTIKSIKGRLSNLKIGLCGDLKFGRTVHSLIKAISRYQGNKFVLIAPKELKVPEYIIKELNKNNIEYREVEKLEDVIGDLDILYMTRVQKERFFNEEDYIRLKDSYILDEAKMSIASQDMIVLHPLPRVNEIAYEVDDDPRACYFKQAKYGMYVRMALIAKLLGVR, from the coding sequence ATGTTAAAAGGTAGAAATTTAATAGACCCTATGGATTTTACATTAGAAGAACTAGAGGAAATTTTTAAATTAGCAGGTCAAATTATTGCAAGTCCAGAAGAATTTGCCCATGTTTGTCAGGGTAAATTACTAGCCACACTATTTTATGAACCAAGTACAAGAACTAGATTCAGTTTTGAAGCAGCAATGTTAAGACTTGGTGGTCAGATTATAGGATTTTCAGAACCAAATTCAAGTTCAGTTGCAAAGGGAGAAAGCGTAGCAGATACTATAAGAACAGTAGGATGTTATGCAGATATAGTTGCTATGAGACATCCTAAAGAAGGAGCGCCTAAAGTTGCAGCTATTAATTCTCCAATACCAGTTATAAATGCTGGAGATGGTGGACATCAGCATCCAACACAAACACTTACAGATCTTTTAACAATTAAGTCTATAAAAGGCAGATTGTCAAATTTAAAAATAGGTCTTTGTGGAGATTTGAAGTTTGGAAGAACAGTTCACTCCTTAATAAAGGCCATATCTAGATATCAAGGCAATAAATTTGTTTTGATAGCCCCTAAAGAACTTAAAGTTCCAGAGTATATAATTAAAGAATTAAATAAAAATAATATAGAGTATAGGGAAGTAGAAAAGTTAGAAGATGTTATAGGAGATTTGGATATACTTTATATGACAAGAGTTCAAAAAGAAAGATTTTTTAATGAGGAAGATTATATAAGACTTAAGGATAGCTATATATTGGATGAAGCAAAAATGTCTATAGCATCACAGGATATGATAGTTCTTCACCCTCTTCCAAGAGTTAATGAAATAGCTTATGAAGTAGATGATGACCCTAGAGCTTGCTATTTCAAACAAGCTAAATATGGAATGTATGTAAGAATGGCATTAATTGCTAAGCTTTTAGGTGTTAGATAA
- a CDS encoding aspartate carbamoyltransferase regulatory subunit encodes MLTINSVRNGIVIDHIKAGHGIKIFNYLGLDNVDYSVALIMNAESKKCGKKDIIKIENILELDLKVLGFIDPNITIDIIEDEKIKEKIKLKLPEKVENIIKCKNPRCITSVERDLTHVFHLTDEERGEYRCLYCDETYRVSDM; translated from the coding sequence ATGTTAACAATAAATAGTGTGAGAAATGGTATAGTAATAGATCATATAAAGGCTGGACACGGAATAAAGATATTTAATTACTTAGGATTGGATAATGTTGATTATTCAGTTGCATTAATAATGAATGCAGAAAGTAAGAAGTGTGGAAAAAAGGATATAATTAAGATAGAGAATATTTTAGAATTGGATCTTAAAGTACTAGGATTTATAGATCCTAATATAACAATAGATATAATAGAAGATGAAAAAATAAAGGAAAAGATAAAATTAAAGTTACCTGAAAAAGTTGAAAATATAATAAAATGCAAAAATCCAAGATGTATAACTTCTGTAGAGAGAGATTTAACACATGTGTTTCATCTTACAGATGAGGAACGTGGAGAGTACAGATGCTTATACTGTGATGAAACCTACAGAGTTTCAGATATGTAG
- a CDS encoding dihydroorotase, translated as MELLIKNAKIVDWSQNFIGDIYINEGIICEIGKNLKKDCEIIDAEGLTLLPSFIDLHVHFREPGFTNKEDIESGSYAAAKGGYTMVNLMANTKPVCSSMDTINYVLNRAKEVGIIDVHQVSSITNNFDGRDISHLDRLDASVKIISEDGSDVMDSKVMLEAMVKAKEKGRIVMCHCEEHLLSNIDTRLSENTMTWRNIALAEFTGCAVHIAHVSTKESMEYIIEAKKKGINVTCEVAPHHIALVDNDYRVNPPIRKKEDVEFLIKSIKDGWVDAISTDHAPHTEEDKKNGSPGISGIETAFSVCYTKLVKEEKISFSKLSEIMSKNPAYIMGVKKGQIKIGYDADLVLVDTEKKYEICSDTFKSKGKNTPFNGMQIYGTVIRTLKSGNTVFSEM; from the coding sequence ATGGAACTATTAATAAAAAATGCAAAAATAGTAGATTGGTCACAGAACTTTATTGGAGATATTTATATAAATGAAGGTATAATTTGTGAAATAGGAAAGAACTTAAAAAAAGATTGTGAAATTATAGATGCTGAAGGATTAACCTTATTGCCATCATTTATAGATTTACATGTACATTTTAGGGAACCTGGTTTTACAAATAAAGAAGATATTGAAAGTGGAAGTTATGCTGCAGCTAAAGGTGGATATACTATGGTAAACCTTATGGCAAATACCAAGCCTGTATGCAGTAGTATGGATACTATAAATTATGTTTTAAATAGAGCGAAAGAAGTAGGAATTATAGATGTTCATCAAGTATCAAGCATAACAAATAATTTTGATGGAAGAGATATAAGTCATTTGGATAGGTTAGATGCTTCTGTAAAAATAATATCAGAAGATGGAAGCGATGTAATGGACAGCAAGGTTATGCTTGAAGCAATGGTTAAAGCAAAAGAAAAAGGGAGAATTGTTATGTGCCATTGTGAGGAACATTTACTTAGTAATATAGACACAAGGTTGTCAGAAAACACTATGACATGGAGAAATATAGCATTAGCTGAATTTACAGGATGTGCAGTTCATATAGCACATGTAAGTACAAAAGAATCCATGGAATATATTATAGAAGCTAAGAAAAAAGGAATTAATGTAACTTGTGAAGTTGCACCACACCATATAGCACTTGTAGATAATGATTATAGAGTAAATCCTCCTATTAGAAAAAAAGAGGATGTTGAGTTTTTAATAAAGTCTATAAAAGATGGATGGGTAGATGCTATAAGTACAGACCATGCGCCACATACGGAAGAAGATAAAAAGAATGGATCACCAGGAATATCAGGAATAGAAACTGCTTTTTCAGTATGCTATACAAAGCTTGTAAAAGAAGAAAAAATAAGTTTTAGTAAGCTTTCAGAAATAATGTCTAAAAATCCAGCTTATATAATGGGTGTTAAAAAAGGACAAATAAAAATAGGCTATGATGCAGATTTAGTTTTAGTAGATACAGAGAAAAAATATGAAATATGCTCAGATACTTTTAAATCAAAGGGTAAAAATACTCCTTTTAATGGAATGCAAATATATGGCACTGTAATAAGAACATTAAAGTCTGGAAACACAGTATTTAGTGAAATGTAA